One Peromyscus leucopus breed LL Stock chromosome 4, UCI_PerLeu_2.1, whole genome shotgun sequence genomic region harbors:
- the Pjvk gene encoding pejvakin, whose product MFAAATKSFVKQVGDGGKLVPVPSLSEADKYQPLSLVVKKKRCFLFPRYKFTSTPFTLKDILLGDRDISAGISSYQLLNYEDESDVSLYGRRSNHIVNDVGINVTGSDSIAVKASFGVVTKHEVEVSTLLKEITARKINFDHSLIRQSRSSRKAVLCVVMESIRTTRQCSLSVHAGIRGEAMRFHFMDEQNPKGREKAIVFPAHTTIAFSVFELFIYLDGAFDLCVTSVSKGGFEREETTTFAMFYRLRNILFERNRRVMDAISRSQLYLDDLFSDYYDKPLSMTDISLKEGTHIRVNLLNHNIPKGPCILCGMGNLKRETVYGCFQCSVDGVKYVRLHAVPCFDIWHKRMK is encoded by the exons ATGTTTGCCGCTGCTACCAAGAGCTTTGTTAAGCAAGTTGGAGATGGAGGGAAATTAGTGCCTGTTCCGAGCCTCAGTGAAGCTGACAAATACCAACCCCTGAGTCTGGTGGTCAAAAAGAAGCGCTGTTTTCTGTTTCCTAGATACAAATTTACCTCAACGCCTTTCACACTTAAAGATATTCTCCTAGGAGATAGAGACATTTCAGCTG GTATTTCATCTTATCAGTTACTGAATTATGAAGATGAGTCAGATGTTTCCCTCTATGGAAGGCGAAGCAACCATATTGTGAATGATGTTGGGATTAATGTTACGGGATCTGATTCCATCGCGGTCAAAGCTTCATTTGGTGTAGTAACCAAACATGAAGTGGAAGTATCAACATTACTCAAGGAAATTACTGCACG aaaAATTAACTTTGACCACAGTTTGATCCGCCAATCAAGGAGCAGCAGGAAGGCCGTGCTGTGCGTGGTCATGGAGAGCATCAGAACCACACGACAGTGCTCCCTGTCTGTGCATGCTGGGATTCGAGGGGAAGCCATGCGG TTTCATTTTATGGATGAACAGAATcccaaaggaagggaaaaagctATTGttttcccagcacacacaacTATAGCTTTCAGTGTTTTCGAGCTCTTCATTTACCTGGATGGTGCCTTTG ACCTTTGTGTCACGTCAGTGTCAAAAGGAGGATTCGAAAGGGAAGAAACGACAACCTTTGCCATGTTCTACAGACTGAGAAATATACTCTTTGAAAGAA ATAGGAGAGTGATGGATGCCATCTCTCGTTCCCAGCTTTACCTGGATGATCTCTTCTCTGACTACTACGACAAACCTCTCAGCATGACTGACATTTCACTCAAAGAGGGGACTCACATCCGAGTGAACTTACTAAACCACAACATTCCTAAAGGGCCCTGCATTCTCTGTGGAATGGGGAACTTGAAGAGGGAGACCGTTTATGGGTGCTTTCAGTGTTCGGTGGACGGGGTGAAGTACGTGAGGCTCCACGCAGTCCCTTGTTTTGATATTTGgcacaaaagaatgaaataa